The following nucleotide sequence is from Primulina tabacum isolate GXHZ01 chromosome 2, ASM2559414v2, whole genome shotgun sequence.
ATAGAAAGGTCCATCTTTTGACCTGGACAAAACTAAGAAGTAGGAAAAAGTGGTGCAATTCAAAGGGAGGCCTAAAGCTCTAAATAACACAGCGAAACAGCTTATCAAACGGAAAGCATTGGGCGTGAGTAAACCTAAATGCACCTGGTAGTACTTGCTTAATTCTTGAAAGAAATCGCATAAAGGGAAACGAAGACCTGCATCAAAGTGATGCTGAAAGAAGGTATAATAGCCCTTAGGGGCTAGATAGGGCCGGTCCTCTGGGCTAGGAATGATAATCTGGTGGGAGGAAGGAATGTGCCATAAAGTTCTAAGTTTTGGCTCGCTACCGGAAGGGATGTGGGATGACAAATGACCATACCACAAGTTGTCTGCGTTAGATATGTTCATCTGTTGGGTCACGTGACGAACTTCCTTACCCGGACGACTATGAGTGGTGACTTCCTCCTCAGGAGGATCAATGGTAAAATCAGGATCGGCTAGGGAAATCTTACTCTGGCTAGACTCGCTGGACCTGCTAGACCTGCTGGACTCGCTAGACTCGCTAAACCCCTCAGAACCACCCAAAGAACTAGACTCGGAATCGGAATCGGAAGAAGACATAAGTGCTAAGGATAATCAAACAGGAAAAGGAGAGAACTGACCCGGATGAGGCAGGGGAAAATAATCAAAGCAATAGAATCGCAAGAATGACCGAGCAAGGTGCGTTACGGCGCGTGAGGGCTGGCGTGCaagggcgaggggcgagctggTGCTCGGGTGATGGGCGAGCGTGTGATGCTCGGGCGCGCGGCAGGCAGACGCTCGGCTAGAGAGGGCGAAAGCGGCAGGCGAGGGTCGAGCGGGTGCTCGGGTGCTGGGCGAGCGTGGGACGCTCGGCGCTCGAGCGAGCGTGGCACGACGGGGCGAGCTCGTGGCACGGCGGGGCGAGCTCGTGGCACGGCGGGGCGAGCTCGTGGCAGGGGCGAGTGTGGCACGGCGGGGCGAGCTCGTGacaggggcgagcgtggcacggTGGGGCGAGCTCGTGagaggggcgagcgtggcacgaTGGGGCGAGCTTGTGGCAGGGTCGAGCGTGCGGCCAGGCGAGCTCGTGGCAGGGTATGTGCACGAAGGGGGCGAggcgctcgggcgagcgtgACAGGAGCGAGCGAGACGCTCGGGCAGCAGGGGCGAGCGTGCGGCTTGGCGAGCTCGTGGCAGGGGCGAGCGTGCGGCCGCGCGAGCTCGTGGCAGGGTATGTGCACGGAAGGGGCGAggcgctcgggcgagcgtgACAGGAGCGAGCGAGACGCTCGGGCAGCAGGGCGAGCGTGATGCGCGAGGGGGCGAGCACTTCGGCAGGGCACTCAGGCGAGGGATGCGCGCAAGAGCAGATGCACGCCGGGTGAGCGCCTCGGCAGGGCGAGCGTGTAGCTGGCTTGGGCGGGGCGCTCAAGCGCTGGGCGAGGCGAAAGGTGAGTTGCGCCCGGCGAGGCGAGCGTAGGCAGGGCGCTCGACGAGGGGCGAGCTTGGAAGGAGGCGAACTCGGGGCTGGGCGCTGGCTAggcgagcgtggcgctcggACGCTCGGGCGGACGGGGTAGAGGCAAGGTGGCGAGGCGAGGCGTTGGCTAGGCAGGGAGTTGGGCGGTGGCTCGAGCGTGAGCTGTCGAAGAGGGTGGGCGCGCGCTGGAGTGATGGGCGTCTGGCCGAGTGTGGTGATGGGTTGCGTGAGCAGGGCGTGAGCGTGATTGAAAAATTATGTAGGGGTGAAGCGAGAATGAAGTGGGGAAGGAGCCTATATTTATAGGGGAGCACAAATCTTATCAAGATtgcgatttgatttgatatcttttcctttcAGAGCAGGACCATGATTAGATTTGCTTCCAAATCTTTGGAGACTGGAGGAcggcagaaaaaaaaaaaaaaatcttttgggggcgttgcccccacaCCCCCACGACCTGACCAGGCAGGTCGATTCCcgcgacctgaccgggcaggtcgatccccgtaatttttGCAGCGGTGAACATCGTTCGTTAACGGCAAACGAAATTAATTTTTTCTGGTACGATACATCCTCATCGCCGATGAACCAAGGACAACACcattaatcgaactttgaacctacgattcagtttgactcgggagggggagactggtgataccccatggatgagccCATCAAGATCTGGCCCAAACCCCCGGCCCATATCTAAGGCCCACAGGTAACCCACAGGTGAAGGGCCCATAACAAGCCctggtattctcctataaataccaggtttgagcgtacgatatttcattcactatattgttttcagcagcgcccttagctgctccccccatatatcctcagtctctgacttgagcgtcggaggggctacgtcaggatactctcctggccccctcctaacggtcttatttgtgatttcaggcccagggtaattttgaagcccgtgtctggattagtgacgcttgcgtggatcggaccctaaatttcccgtgaatATCAATAGTCATGAAACTTTGTGACACCGTGTCACAGCTAGCATCCTCGCTTCTCCCTGATAATCAGTGGCCTGAGATTTTGCCTTTCATGTTTCAATGTGTAACCAGTGAATCCGCCAAACTTCAAGAATCTGCTTTTTTGATGTTCTCTCAATTGGCTCAGTTTATTGGAGAAACATTGCTTCCGTATATTACTGATTTGCATATCGTTTTCTTGAATGTATTGAACAATTCTCCAAATGCTGATGTTAAAATCGCCGCATTGAGTGCCGTGATTAATTTTATTCAGTGCTTGTCCAGTTCGAATGACCGGGATAGGTTCCAGGATCTGTTGCCTTCTATGATGAGGACATTGACAGAGGCACTGAATTCTGGGCAGGAGGCCACAGCCCAAGAGGCTTTGGAGTTGTTGATAGAATTGGCTGGAACAGAGCCTAGGTTTCTGCGCAAGCAGATTGTTGATGTAGTGGGTTCCATGCTACAGATTGCGGAAGCGGAGAGTTTGGAAGAAGGCACAAGGCATTTAGCAATTGAATTTGTTATTACTCTGGCGGAGGAGCGAGAAAGAGCTCCTGGGATGATGCGCAAGTTACCGCAGTTCATTAGTAGGCTTTTTTGCATTTTAATGAAGATGCTTTTGGATGTTGAAGATGATCCTGCATGGCATAGCGCAGAAACTAAGGATGAAGATGCAGGGGAGACCAGTAATTATAGTGTTGGGCAGGAGTGTTTGGATAGGCTTGCATCATGGTTCGCCGGAACGGCCGTGTTGCGACCGGAACGGCCGTGTTGCGACCGGAACGGCTGTTCCGGAACGGGAACGGCCTTTGCTGTTCCAAAGTTCCGGGGTGGGTAGGTTGATGGCTTGTAGCGGCGTTTCGTATACCGAAAACGGCGATATGACGGTGGAAAACGGAGATGTAACGGTGGAACGGAACCGGAACGCAATTCGCGACGGTTTTGTCTTGAACCGTCGCTACTAGGGACGGTTTTATGTATGTAGCGACGgtattaaaaccgtcgctaatatcgCTACTATAGAGACGGtttgaattaaaaataaataaaggttCACGGATTCAAGAATCCGTGACCACACAGTGTGGTCACGGATTCATTTAATCCGTGACCCATCCGCTTATAAAGTGCGTCCGTCTCTCCTTCAGAAATTGCTCATTTCCGCAGCATGAGTGAATATTGTTCTTGATTCATTATAATCATTTCTTTTGCGTCCTCTCCGCTAATGAATGCAGCATGAGTAAAGTGCACACTTGATTCATTTGCGTGAATTGTTTCTTGTCGCTTCAATTTTTCCACGGCTATTTTTCAGCTTTAATTTTTACTGGTCCGGAGATATTGTGTAATCCAAATTTCACaggtattaatttttttattgtaattaaaataattctgttttataatttttttaataaaaatgtttaatATTGACAGGTAATAATATTCTTTGTTGATTTTACGAAGGAATCTTAAAAGGTAAcgttattatttttgttcataatatttattattgttcGTTGATTGATTGAACTAAAATTTATTGATTGAATTTTATTTGAGCTAGTTTTTAAACCTAGAGTTGTAttgacaatttaattaattttacagAAATactatatatttaaagattttaaataatattatttaatatatatttaaattctttagtaacgacaatttaattaataatagtaTATTGTTTAATTATGTATTATGAATtactaattatttataaaattacttAATCATCTTTATCACAGGTTTTTTTAcgtattatattaaaattctttggtaaattaaatatttgtaaATCCTATGAACAATGGCTCCGAAACTCGATATTGGTTGGGAGTTTGGTAAATCCATCGGAGGTGATAGAAAGACAATACAATGCAAACTTTGTGGAAAAATTATAACTGGTGGAATTACAAGATTAAAGCAACATATTGCTCATGTTGCTGGAAATGTTGAGTCATGCACTAAAGCTCCAAAAGAAATATCATTGATGTTCCGGAAACATCTTCAAGATACTAAGAACGAGAGAAATTTAatcaaaaaaaagaaagaaattgcTATTAATGCAATTCAACAGAGCATACATGGACTCGATAATTGCAGTGACAGTGGACATGATGATAAATTCGATAATACCTATGAAGAAACTTTAGAAGATATGGAAAATAGGGCACTGCGAAAAGCAATGAAAGAAAGTCGTAGAAGAAGAGCATTTGAGGAAGATATGCAAAACCGATATGGTTCaggtaaataaatattttatttttatagttGATGCATATCCGATATGGTTCAAAATTAATGTATCATTTTAAAAACTTAATTTTAATGGAGTAATATAAAAATTCTGATtagattatattatttaatttcagGACACCAATTGCAAATCCCAATTTAAGAAAACAGATGACTCGTAGCTTTAGCGTACGAGAGGGAGCTCAGTTACCATCGAAAGGGATTGATTCTTACATGTTTTCATCAAAACGAAAGAGTATAAAAAATTGGTTTGCTCCTGAAAAGGTCAAAGATGTTGGGAAGGCTATTTCAAAATGGTTTATATACAATGCAATTCCATTTCATGCAGCAGATAGTGGTCCATACTACCAAGCAATGATTAATACCATCGCAAATGTTGGACCTGGAGTACAAGGTCCTTCGGGACGTCAAATAGGTGGTGTTTTCCTAGAAGAGGAGGTCGAAGATATCACTATATATTTGAATACATTAAAATCCAAATGGCCAAAATATGGATGTACAATAATGTGTGATGGTTGGAGCACACGCAACAAGCATCCTATcattaattttatgatatactGCGATCGCAACATGATATTTCATAGTTCAGTGGATTgcacaaacaaaagaaagacaGCCGATTTTATATTATCTCTTCTGAATAATGTTATTGACGATATTGGAGAAGAAAATGTTGTACATGTGGTTACAGATAGTGAAAGTCAAACAAAGCTGCTGGACAGAAATTGATGATTGAAAGACCTCACATGTTTTGGTCACCTTGTGCTGCACACTGCATTGATCTTATGCTTGAAGATATTGGTAAAATGACAAAGGTAAAGAGGTGCATTGATAAAGCAAAGCAAATAACAAGTTTTATATACAATAGTGAAAAAATCGTGAACTTAATGAAAATCTACACAAATGATCGTGAATTGTTGAGACCTGGAATCACTCGCTTTGCTACTGAATTTATTTCTTTAGAAAGTCTCGTCCGGTATTGTCAAGATTTGAAGAGATTGTACACTTCAGTTGAGTGGCGTGAGTACAACAATACAAGCAAGAGAAGAAAAGATGTCGAAAAAATTACAGCGATCAATTTGGACACAAAATTTTTGAAGTCGGCTCGTGATATATGCACAGCAATGGAACCTCTCGTCAAAGTTTTGAAGTTGGTTGATCAAGACAATAAGCCAACGCTATCGATTATATATGAAGCAATGGATAGAGCTAAATTATCTATAAAAGAAAGTGTGAAAGACTGGCAATTGTACTGGGATGTGATTGATGAGCGTTGGTATAATCAATTACACCAACACCTACATGCTGCAGGTAAAATTAGattatatttacaaaaaataaatccaTTGTTGTGGTTATcgttatataattttatatttgtgTGTTTTTAGCATATTTTCTCAATCCAATGCTCCAATATTCTGGAACATGTGTTTACACTGATGAAGTAAGACGAGGATTGAAGACAGTAATCAAAAGACTAGAGTCCGATTTAAATACACAAGCTGCAATGATTAATGAGGTAtgatatttataagttttgcttaacatattttatatccAGTATACTATAGTTTTTCTCAAACATGTTTCACAGATTAAATTGTTTACTGAACAAATTGGAGAGTTTGTGATGCGATCATGGTAGCGTTGCAGGGACTTATGATCAATCAAGGAGGGCTCACGGGAAAGGAGCAAAGTGCCGaaaggttcgtgatgcatgggagtgagtTCGGAAGCCAAAGGATTATCATCCAAGCATTGTTAGATCAGACCGAGGCTATAAggacgtgtacacggacctgcacacggggtccgtgtcctatacACTTGAGGAAGAGAAATCCCGAACATACACGGACCCTGAtccggacccatacacggggtccgtgtcctatgattAGCT
It contains:
- the LOC142537589 gene encoding uncharacterized protein LOC142537589 encodes the protein MIERPHMFWSPCAAHCIDLMLEDIGKMTKVKRCIDKAKQITSFIYNSEKIVNLMKIYTNDRELLRPGITRFATEFISLESLVRYCQDLKRLYTSVEWREYNNTSKRRKDVEKITAINLDTKFLKSARDICTAMEPLVKVLKLVDQDNKPTLSIIYEAMDRAKLSIKESVKDWQLYWDVIDERWYNQLHQHLHAAAYFLNPMLQYSGTCVYTDEVRRGLKTVIKRLESDLNTQAAMINEIKLFTEQIGEFVMRSW